Genomic segment of Umezawaea sp. Da 62-37:
ACCTTCCGGCTGGCGGGCCGGGTGGGCGTGCCGGTGGTGGCCGCGTTCACCTGCCCGGAGCCGCGCACGATCGTGATGCACATCGTCGAGGGCGAGGGCGCGGGCAGCGTGGTGGAGACCCACGCCACCCCCTTGGCGCCGGGCCCGGACGGGGTCGCGCGCACGGCCGTCGTCGAGGCGACGATCGCGCACTCGCCCCGGCGGGGGTTCGCCGTGGCCAGGTCGGCCGCGCCCGCGCTGCGGCCGGTGATGCGGTGGGCCGCGAAGCGGTTGTGGCGCGACGACATGGCCTACGCCGAGCGGCGCTGCGCGTTGCGCGCCACCGGTCGGCTGCCCGGCTGATCCGGGTTGCGCCCCCACCGCCGGGCCGCCGCGCGCAGCAGCGGTCCGCGGCCGGAGGTTGGCACCGTCCACAGTGGAGTACCGGCCACGCCCCACCGGGCGAGCAGCCGGTTGGCGGCGGTGAACCCGGTCGTCGCGGCGCGTTCCATCAGCGCGACCGGCACGTCGACGCGCACCAGGTCGCCCGCCAGCACGAGGAGGTCGTCCGGCGTGCCGACGGTGGGGCGGCCCGCGAACCCGCCGGGCGGGAACAGCGGGCAGTCCGCGCGCAGCTCGTGCCGCTCGTCCACGATCCCGGCGGCCTTGGTCTCCGGGTACACCACGTGGAGCTGGTCGAACAGCCGCCCGCGGGCCGAGGCCAGGTCCAGGTCGGACGGCAGCGCGTAACCGTGCAGCTCCACCACGGAACCGCCGGTGCGCGCCGCCCAGGCGCGGGCCTCGTGCTCGTAGTGGTTCAGCACGGAGACGTTGTCGAGCAGGTCGTACCCCGTCGTGCCGAGGAATCCGGGCCGGTCGGCGCGCACCGGGCGGTCGAGCCAGTAGCGGGACACCAGGAACGGCGGCGCGGTCTCCAGGTCCGCGATCCCCGCCCGCCACTCGGATGTCGCCAGTCCCGGTGAGGCGCCGACGATCCGGCGCAGCCCCGGCACGTCGGCGGCCAGCACGACCGCGTCGGCCTCGATCGACTCCCCCGGCAGCCGGACGGTGAACCGCCGCCTGCCGCCGGTCTCCACGCCCTCCACCGGAGTCCCGGTCCGCACCGAGGCGCCGAGCGAGTCCAGGTAACGGGCCAGCGGGTTCCACAGGGCGTGCGGGAACGGGTCCGCCGCCACGTCGAACAGCAGCCCCTCGGACGAACCGAGGAAGTAGATGTGGAACATCGTCGCCAGCTCGGCGGCCGACATCCGGCTCGGGTGGGCGAAG
This window contains:
- a CDS encoding FAD-dependent oxidoreductase — encoded protein: MTTRDPKAVRIPGPVGRTSFEHDEPVVAVVGGGIAGLSAATILAERGARVVLCEREDYLGGRVGGWATELADGSTATMTRGFHAFFRQYYNLRSLLGRVDPDGTALVGLPDYPLWHANGHREGFAGLPRAVPWNAAAFLRRSPTFAWRDLPSVNARAALPLLDVSVPRTYDELDGLDAATYLGQVRFPRAAHALAFEVFSRSFFAHPSRMSAAELATMFHIYFLGSSEGLLFDVAADPFPHALWNPLARYLDSLGASVRTGTPVEGVETGGRRRFTVRLPGESIEADAVVLAADVPGLRRIVGASPGLATSEWRAGIADLETAPPFLVSRYWLDRPVRADRPGFLGTTGYDLLDNVSVLNHYEHEARAWAARTGGSVVELHGYALPSDLDLASARGRLFDQLHVVYPETKAAGIVDERHELRADCPLFPPGGFAGRPTVGTPDDLLVLAGDLVRVDVPVALMERAATTGFTAANRLLARWGVAGTPLWTVPTSGRGPLLRAAARRWGRNPDQPGSRPVARNAQRRSA